AGCTGCTCTCGGAGGAGGCTCCCGAGCGGAGTGAGCCGGGCCCCTGGTCCTTCACGCTCGAGCTGCCCTTCACCCGCGAGGCGCTCAAGGACGGTGGCACGTACTCCTTCGCCGAGGTGGGCGTCACGCTGGTGATGGAGCGGCGCTCGGGCGAGGGCACCCAGCGCTACCAGGTGGTGGGGCTGGGCGAGGTGCGCGTGGAGTCCAAGGGCGCCGAGGCCCGGCGCAAGGCGCTGCGCGAGGCCCTGCGGCGCGGACTCGTCCAGGTGGTCGACGCGGCCAGACTCCAACTGGCGGCGGTGGGGCGCCCGGACGGGGCGTTGGTGATGGATCTCCAGTCCCCGGACGAGCGGGTGCGTGATTTCGCCTTGCGCGTGCTCGCCGAGCGGCGCAACCCCGCGGCGGCCCCGATGCTCCTCCGCCAGTTGCAGGACGAGGATCTCCAGGTGGCGCGCCAGGCGATGGGCGCGCTGGTGGAGATGAAGGAGAGCAGCGCCGTGCCCGCGCTCATCGAGCTGGTGAAGGAGCGGGACGTGGGCTTCATGCAGGAGGTCGTCTTCGCCATCGGAGAGATCGGCGGAGCCGAGGCCGAGGCGTATCTCTTCACCGTGGCGCAGGGGCATGATCAGCCCGATGTCCAGGCCGCGGCCCAGCAGGCGCTCGATACACTCTACGCGGCTCACAAGCTCGCCACCCCGGAGGCGCGCGGCACGGACCGCGCGGAACACTGAGACATGAAGCTCTCGTCTGTCGTCGTACGAATGGCCCTTGGGGCCGCGTGGGTACTGGGGGCTGGCGCGTGCGCGGGCCGGCAGCCGGTGGCCGACTCCGCGTCCGGCTCCTCCTCGCGCGCCACCGAGTCGCTGTCCGCGTACTACCCGCTGGCCGTGGGCAACCGCTGGACGTACCGGGTGAATGGCCGCGAGGACAAGCCGGTGACGGTGGAGGTGCTCAAGGAGGAGGACGGCTACTTCCACGACAGCCAGGGCGGACAGCTCACCGTGGACGCCTTCGGGGTGCGTGATCGCAAGCGCTACCTCTTGCGCGGGCCGCTCACCGAGGGCAGCCAGTGGACGAACGTGGTGTCCGTGGCGTCCACCGAGCGCTACCGCATCCTCCAGGCGGACGTGCCGTGCGAGACGCGCGCGGGGGCCTTCCCGGCGTGTGTCCGGGTGGAGGCGAGCAACCGCGTGGACGCGAACACCACGCTCATCAACGCGCTCACCTTCGCGCGGGGCGTGGGCCTGGTGCGCATGGAGCTGTTCGTCCAGAAGAGCAACGGCGAGCGCATGCCGCAGACGTCGCTGGAGCTGGAGTCCTATCAACTCAACCCTGGGGCGCCGACCGCGCGAGGCCAGGCGGAGGAAGCGCCATGAAGGAGATTGGAATCGCCCTGTTGGGGCTGGGCAACGTGGGACTGGGGACGTACCGCATCCTCACGCAGCACGCGAAGGACATCGAGCGGCGGCTGGGCGCTCGGGTGCGCGTGCATCACGTGCTGGTGCGCGAGCCGGGCCGCTCGCGTCCCGAGGACGTGCCCTCGGCGCTCCTCACCCATGACATGAAGACGATCCTCGCCAACCCCGAGGTGTCGGTGGTGGTGGAGCTCATGGGGGGGTTGAGCCCCGCGCGCGAGTACGTGGAGCAGGCCATCGCCTCGGGCCGCCATGTGGTGACGGCCAACAAGGCGCTCCTGTCCGCGCATGGCGAGGCGATCTTCTCGAGCGCCATCGCCCGGGGCGTGGACGTGCACTTCGAGGCGGCCGTCTGTGGCGGCATCCCCATCATCCGCACGCTGCGCGAGGCGCTCGCCTCGGACCGGGTGGAGTCGCTCACGGGCATCGTGAATGGCACCACCAACTTCATCCTCTCGGCCATGGCGGACGAGGGCGCCACGTACGCGGACGCGCTGCGGCGCGCGCAGGAGCTGGGCTACGCCGAGGCGGACCCCACGCTGGACGTGAGCGGCATGGACGCGGCGCAGAAGCTGTGCCTGCTCGCCTCGCTGGCCTTCTCCGCGCGCGTGTCCCCCGAGTCCGTCCTCGTCGAGGGCATCTCCACGCTCACCCCCGCGGACATCGCCCACGGGCGCGAGGCGGGCTTCGTGCTCAAGCTGCTCGCGCGGGCGAGCCGGGCGCCGGACGGGCTGGACGTGCGCGTGCACCCGGCCTTCATCCCCGCCGCCAGCCCCCTGGCCGACGTGAAGGGTGGCTTCAACGCGGTGCTGCTCCAGTCCGCGGCCCTGGGCGCCTCGCTCTTCTCGGGCCTGGGCGCCGGTGCCCTGCCCACGGGCAGTGCGGTGGTGTCCGACATCATCGACACCTGCCGGGGCCTGCTGGCGGGCGTGTCGGGCCGTCTGCCCCTGCCGTGCGCGCCCAACGTGCAGGACGTACCCCTGTTGCCCCCGGGGGAGCGCCGCGGGCCCACCTACCTGCGCTTCTCCGTCAGCGACGAGCCCGGCGTCCTGGGCCGCATCGCCAGCGTGCTCGGCGAGAAGGGGGTGAGCATCAACTCGGTGCTCCAGCGTCCGCCGCGCCCCGAGGACACGCACGCCACCATCGTCGTCTTCACCCACGACACGCGCGAGGCGGACGTCATCGCCGCCGTGCAGTGGATCGACTCGCTGCGCAGCACCCGGGCGCCCACCCAGGTCATCCGCATCGAGGAAGGCCCCGGGCTGCTGCTCTCCGGCCGCTAGCTGGCCGCCGGGAGGGCGGGCGAGCGGCCTGATCGACAGGAGGGGAGGGGGGCGGGTTGAAAGTCGGATCGCGCCTCCCTACCCTGTGGGCCTTTTTCAGGAAGGCAGGCCCCATGGGTGTCGAGAGCGCCGAGCAGACGTACGAAGAGATCATCCTTGGTTTCCTCGTGGAGGGACGGGATGGGTTCTGTTCGGGCGAGGCGCTCTCGGACAAGCTGGGCCTGTCGCGCACCGCCGTGTGGAAGCACGTGGAGTCGCTGCGCGGCAAGGGCTACCGCATCGACGCCGTGCCCGCGCGGGGCTATCGGCTGGTGGACGTGCCGGACAAGCTCACGCCGCTGGAGCTCGCGCCGCTGTTGTCCACGCACCACCTGGGCCAGCAGATCCACTTCCATGAGAGCCTGCCGTCCACCAACGTGACGGCCTTCCAGCTCGCCGCGGACGGCGCCGAGCACGGCGAGGTGGTCATCACCGAGCAGCAGACGGCGGGCAAGGGCCGCCGGGGCCGCGTGTGGACCTCGCCCCCGGGGGTGAACCTGTACTTCTCCGCCATCCTCCGGCCCGAGCTGCCGCCGCAGCGCGCCTCGGAGCTCACCCTGGTGGCCGCGGTGGCGCTCGCCGAGACGCTGCGCGAGCAGGACGCCGACGCGCGCATCAAGTGGCCCAACGACGTGCAGCTCGACGGGCGCAAGGTGGCGGGCATCCTCACCGAGCTGTCCGCGGATCCGGACCAGGTGCACTTCGTGGTGTTGGGCGTGGGGGTCAACCTCAACTCCGGCCCCGAGGACTTCCCTCCCGAGCTGGCGGAGACCGCCACCTCGCTCTCGCGGGTGCTCGGGCGGCGCGTCAACCGGGCGCTGTTCACCAGCTCGCTCTGGGGGCGGCTGGAGGAGTGGTTGGATCTCCACCACGAGGTGGGCTTCGAGCCGGTACGCCAGCGCTGGGTGGAACTGTCCTCCACGTTGCATCAGGAGGTGCGTGTGCGGACCGACCGGGCGGAATTGCGCGGTGTGGCTGAAGACATCGACGCGGCGGGAGCGCTGCTGGTGCGCACGCCGGAGGGTCGCCTGGAAAGGGTGCTCGCCGGGGATGTGGAGCAGGTGCGGCCCCGCTAGACTGAGTGGCGAGCCATGCTTCTCGCCATCGACGTGGGCAACACCAACACCGTGTTGGGGGTATACGACGGCCAGCGTCTGCTGAGCCATTGGCGCGTGGAGACGAGTGCGCGCCGCACCTCCGACGAGCTGGGCATCCTGCTGCGCCAGCTCTTCCTCGCCAGCGGCATCGAGCCGGGCGCGGTGAACGCGGTGGCCGTCTCCAGCGTGGTGCCGCCGCTGCAGTCCCACCTCGGTCGCATGAGCGAGCGCTACTTCAAGACGCGTCCGCTCTTCGTGGGGCCCGGGGTGAAGACGGGCATGCCCATCCTCTATGACAACCCGCGCGAGGTGGGCGCCGATCGCATCGTCAACGCGGTGGCCGCCTATGACAAGCACCACCGGGGCCTCATCGTCGTGGACTTCGGCACCGCCACCACCTTCGACGCGGTGACACCCCGGGGCGAGTACCTCGGGGGCTCCATCTGCCCCGGCATCCACATCGGCATGGAGGCGCTCTTCCAGAACGCCTCCAAGCTGCCGCGCGTGGAGTTCGCCCGGCCTCCCCACGTGGTGGGCCGCAACACGGTGCACTCCATCCAGTCCGGGCTCTTCTTCGGGTACGTGGCCATGGTGGATGGCCTGTGCGCCCGGATGAAGGCGGAGCTCGGATTCGAGACGCACGTGGTGGCCACGGGTGGTCTCGCGCCCCTCGTCGCGGGCGCCTCCACGCACATCCAGGAAGTCGACGAGTTCCTCACCCTCGAGGGACTGCGCATCATCTACGGAAGGAATCACGCCCCATGAGCACCGCCCCACAGCAGTCTCCCGCCGCCACCCCCGCCGGCTGTCCCATCTCCGCCGAGGTCCTCCCGCCCAACATGCGCAAGCACGTGGACCCCGCCGCGCCCGTGCCCCTGCGGATGATGGCCGCCAAGGCCATGGTGCCGCTGGCGCCCGTGGACATGCTCGGCGCGCTCTTCATGCTCACGTTCGACGCGGACGCGAGCGTGCGCGAGACGGCCACCAAGACGGCCGCCGCCCTGCCGGACCGCTTCTCCGCGGGTCTGCGGGACGAGAACGTCGCGCCCCAGGTGCTCGGCTGGCTCCTGCCGCTGTTGCGCTCCAAGGACGCCCTCGCGGAGATGCTCGTGCTCAACACCACCACGCCCGACGAGGCCGTGGCCCAGGTGGCGCGCGACTGCGGCGCGAAGGTGGCGGAGATCATCGGGCAGAACCAGCTGCGCGTGCTGCGCCACGAGGACATCCTGCGCCAGCTGTGCGCCAACCCCAATGCGAGCCCCGCGTTGATCGACAACGTGTGTGACTTCGCCGTGCGCAGCGGGCTCACGCTCACGGACGTCCCCCAGGTGCAGGCGGCGCGCGTGCGTCTGTTCGGGCCCCAGGCCGCCGCCGCTCCGCCGGAGCCCGGCCCCACCGCCGAGGAAGTCATCGCGGAGTTCCAGGCGGACGGTGCCCAGGAGAAGGCGGACGACGAGGATCCCAATCCTCCACCCATGGAGGAGACCAAGCGGCAGAGCCTCACCCAGCGCATCATGAAGATGAGCATCGCGCAGAAGATCAAGCTCGCGACGCTGGGCAACAAGGAGGCGCGCAGCCACCTCATCCGCGACACCAACAAGCTCGTCTGCACCGCCGTCATCCGCAGCCCGCGCATCACCCCGGGCGAGGTCCTCAACTGCGCCGGCAACAAGGCCGTCAACGAGGAGATCCTCCGCTACATCTACAGCAGCCGGGAGTGGACGAAGAACTACAAGATCAAGATGGCGCTGTTGAAGAACCCCAAGCTGCCGCTCGCCGTGGGGATGAAGTTCCTCAACACCCTGCGCGAGAACGACGTCAAGGATCTGTCGCGCGACAAGAACGTGCCGTCCGGCCTCCAGGGCGTCGCCAAGAAGATGCTGGAGAAGAAGAACGAGAAGAAGGAAGAAAAGTAGGGCCGTCCCACGCGGGGCAGGGGGCGCGAGGCCCCCGCTCCAGCGCGCGCCCGCCCGGGCCGGACGGGCGCGATGGCTCAGGCCACCGCTTCCTCGTCGTCGTGGATCGCCACCGGCTGCTCTTCCATGAGCTGCGAGGCGATGGCCAGCGCCTTCTTCGCCTTCTCGCGCACCTTCTCGTCGGCCTTGATGCGCGTGTAGAGGCGAGCCACCCGGCCCTCGTTGCGCGACACCGCGTCCTCCAGCTCGGTGATGCGCCGGCGCAGCTCGTCGCTGTCCAGGCTGGCCTGGGCGCGAGCCTCGTCCAGCTCCGCCCGGGCGGTATCCACCTCGCTGCGCGCCACCGTCAGCTCCGCCTCGAGCTGATCCGCCCGCGCCCGGAGATCCTCCACCTCGCCCGACTGGAGCTGGTACTGCTCCACCTCGGCCTGCAGCGCCGTGGCGCGGGCCGTGGCGCTCCGGGCCTCTTCCTTGAGCGCCGTGGCCTGCTGCTCCAGGCGCCGGCGATCCATCAAGAGCTGCTCCGCCTTGGCCTGCAGCACCTTGAGCTGCGAGTCCTTCCGGGCGATCTCCTCGGTGGAGCCGCTGGTCTGCTGCTCCAGCGCGAGCAGACGATCCTGCTGCTCGACGATCTCCTGCTCCTTCTGGTTCAGCTCCGTCTTGAGCCGGAGGATCTCCCGGTCCTTGCGGTTGGAGGCCTCGCGCAGCGTGAGGGTGGCCTGATCATTCTTGCCGGCGCTGGACTTGAGCGTCTCCAGCTCGGTGGTGCGCGACTCCAGCTCGGCTTCCAGCTCGGCCACGCGGGACTCGGCGGAACTCGCCTGGCTCTGGGCATCCTCCAGGGTGCCTTCCAGCTCGGCCACGCGGGCGCGCAGGTTGCGCAGCTCCGCCATGTCCGCGGCGGAGGCCGCGGGGGCGCTCGGGGCCGTCCGGGCCGGAGCCACGGTGCGGGCGGGGGTGGGAGCCGGGGTGGGAACAGGGGCCGGGGTGGGGGCGGGGGCCGCGGTACGGCTCGTCACCGCGGGCATCACCATGGACGGGCGGGGCACCGGAGTGGGGGCGGGCGGGGGCGCGGCGGGCATCCGGAAGCCCACCATCGTCTTGTCGTCGCTGATGCCCAGCGAGTCCAACGCGTTGTCGTCCCCTCCGCCGCTCAGGTCATCCAGGCCGCCGTAGTCCTCTTCCGCCGAGTGCAGCTCGTCGGGTGCTTCCACCGGCTCCTCGACGCCGCCGAGCGGCTCGCCCGGATCGCCGAAGGGATTGTCGAGCGAGAGATCATCTCCCTGGCTCTCCAGCGGCTCGCCCTCGATGGCCAGCTCCTCGCCGTGCATCGGCTCGTCGCCCGAGCCATCCAGGCCCCCGAGCGCGAAGCCGTCGTCGACGACCTCACCCGCGGGCAGCTCCGGGAAGCCGATGAGCCCACCCACGCGCTCCACCAGCTCGTCGGGGTTCACCGGCTTGGAGACGTAGTCATCCGCGTGCGCCTTGAGCTTGCGGTGCTGCGCGAAGCCGTCCGGGTTGCCGATGATGATGATGGGGATGGGCTTGAGCTCGTCGTCCTTCTTGAGCTTGCCGCAGATGAGGTAGCCGTTCTGCCCCGCGGACAGGTCCACCGCGAGCACCACCAGATCCGGTCGCTCCTGGCGGATGCGCTCCACACTCCCCTTGCCGTCGGTGGTCTCCTGCGCCGCGAAGCCCCGGGCCTCCAGGGCCTCTCGCAGCGTCGCGGAGAGGGTGGTGTCACTTTCGACAATCAGGATGTTCTTGGACATGGAAGAGGTGCCGGACCAGGAGGAGCGCGCGCCTCCCGCGGTGGGACGCGGGAACGACGAGTCTGGAAGAAAATCGCTCGGAGGCTATCGGCGCACACCCAGACCGTCAATCTTCGGTCCAAGAGGGGGCCCGGCCGTCAGGCTGCTGGGAGAAGCGAGCAGCCCGAGTGGGATCAGGGATGTAGCGACACGGGGAGCACGGGCACCGACGGCGTCGTCGGCGACGCGGACGCGGCCTTCTGGGCCGACTGCTCGGCGAGCATGCGGCGGATGTCCGCTTCGTTGAGATCCGACACCAGCTCGTAGACGATCTCCCCGTCGCGCCACATGGCCACGTTGTAGCCGAGGCTGGAGCCGACCTGCACCGCGGGAAGGGTGGGGGCCTCGACCTCGCGCCGGGCGTCATCGAAGACGAACACCCCGATGCGCCGCGCGGGCCCGCCCTGGCCTTCGGCGTTGCGCTCGTAGCTGATGTACGCGGCGGGGCGATCCGTCACGTTGGAGATGCGCGCGCCGGACAGCCGCACATCGTGCAGCCGGGGCACGGACACGCGGTGATCCAACTTGCCGTCGAACCACGCCTCCACGTTCTCGTGCGACACCCCGACGATCTCCACCGGGAGCTTCTTGGTGTGGCGCCGGACGGCATCTTCCATGTAGCGCTGGCGGTGCTCGGGCCGCAGTGCCCTCCACGTGACACCGCTCACGGTCACCAACACCAGGGCCGCGGCCCCCATGCGCAACCACGCCGCCTGGGCCGCCCGGCGCTGCTCCTGGTGGAGATTGGCCTGGAGCCGGGAGCGCAGGGCCGCCGGCGCCCGGGACGTCTCCACGGAGTGGCGCGCGGCCCGGCGCAGCGACTGCCGCAGCAGCCCCTCTTCATGCACCCGGCTCGCGCACGTGGAGCACCCCCTCAGGTGCGCTTCCGCGGTCACTCGCTCCTCGGGTTGGAACTCCCCATCGAGGTACGGGTAGAGAATCGACTCGAATTCCTGGCAGGTCATGAGCGCTCAGGGAGGGGTGAAGGCGGCGGGCCCGTGGAAAAATATTTCTCCGGGCCCATCAACCTCGGACTACCCCACCTTCTTCCTGCGACGATATTCGTCCAGGCTCGCCGTGGCGTTCTCGAGATTCACCGGCTCGCCACCCGCCTCCTGACGCAGCACGCCGGTGCCCTCGGCGTACTCCTTCAGGGTCTTCTGCAGCAGCTTGCGGCCCCGGAACAGCCGGCTCATCACCGTGCCCACGGGACACTCGAGGATCTCGGCGATCTCCTTGTAGGAGAACTCCTGCAGGTCCGCGAGGATCACCACCAGGCGGAAGTCGATGGGCAGCGCGTCGATGGCCCTCAACACGTCGTCCGACAGCAGCCGATCGAAGAAGTACTGCTCGGGGTTGGCCGCGAAGTCCGTGGCGTCCCGGCTCACGAAGCGCTCATGCACCGCCTCGCGTTCCACACCTTCCACCACACTGCGCTCCTTCACCTTGCGGCGATAGCGGTTGATGAAGGTGTTGGTGAGGATCTTGAACAGCCAGGCCTTGATGTTGGTGCCCCGCTCGAACTTGTCGAAAAAGCGGTAGGCCCGCATGCAGGTGTCCTGCACCAGGTCTTCCGCATCCCGCTCGTTCTTCGTCAGCCGCAAGGCCGCGGAGTACAGCGGATCGAGGTGGGCCAGGGCCAGTTCCTCGAACTCCTGCTTGGTCCGATTGTTCTGCCTGAAGTCCAGCATGCTCCCGCCTTCCAAAGGCCCGAAATTACAGGCAAATGAGTCGTCGTCCACCCGTCAATGTATGTACGGGAACAGATTGGACAACAAGCCAATCACCTCGCGCCGTTTGCACGGCTGCCCGAAAGGGCAGGAGACGCGCGGGGGAAAAACTTATTCCCGTTCCCCCCGGTGAAAAGGGGGGGGACGTCGGTTCAGGTAGGACGGGCGACTACTTCGCCGCTCCCTTGGCGCCGATGGCGTCGAAGATGGAGAGGTAGCTGTAGCCCAGGTCCTTGGCGACGGTCTCGTAGGTGACGTGGCCGTTGTAGGTGTTGAGGCCGCGGGCGAGCGCCTTGTCGGACTTGATGGCCTCGACGAGGCCGAGGTCGGCGATCTTGCGGGCGTAGGGCCGGGTGGTGTTGGTGAGGGCGAAGGTGGACGTCTGGGGGACGGCGCCCGGCATGTTGGCCACGCAGTAGTGGACGACGCCGTGCTTCACGAAGGTGGGGTTGTCGTGGGTGGTGGGCACGCACGTCTCGATGCAGCCGCCCTGGTCCACCGCCACGTCCACCACCACGGAGCCCGGGGTCATCTCGGCGATGAGGGCCTCGGAGACGAGCTTGGGCGCCTTGCCGCCGGGGATGAGCACGCCGCCGATGACGAGGTCCGCCTCGCGCACGCTCCGGGAGATGCTCTCCGAGTCCGAGGCGAGCGTGGCCACGCGGCCGAGGAACACGTCATCCAGGTAGGTGAGGCGCTCGAGGTTGATGTCGATGAGCGTCACCTCCGCGCCCATGCCCACCGCGACCTTGGCCGCGCAGGTGCCCACCACGCCGCCGCCCAGCACCACCACGCGGCCCCGGCGCACGCCGGGCACGCCGCCCAGGAGAATCCCCTTGCCCCCGTGCGCCTTCTCCAGGCACGCGGCGCCCACCTGGATGGCCATCTTCCCGGCCACCTCGCTCATGGGCTTGAGCAGCGGCAGGCTGCCATCGTCCAGCTGGATGGTCTCGTAGGCCACCGCCGAGGCGCGCTTCTTCACCAGCGTGCGGGTGAGCTCCGGGTCCACGCCCGCCAGGTGGAAGTAGGTGTAGATGATCTGCCCGTCCTGGATGCGCTCGTACTCGGGCGCGATGGGCTCCTTGACCTTGACGATCATCTCGGCGCGCTTCCAGACCTCGTCCGCGGTCTGGACGATCTGCGCGCCCACCCGCTGGTACTCCGAGTCGGGGATGCCCGAGCCGCCTCCCGCATTGGTCTCGACGAGCACGGTGTGACCCGCGCTGGTGAGCGCACGGACCCCCGCCGGAACCATGCCCACCCGGTACTCCCGGGTCTTGATTTCCTTGGGAACGCCGACAATCACGTGGAATGCCTCCAGATGCGCCGCGATCCAGGCGCGGCGAAAAGCGGGCGGACCCTAGGCAGGGGCCTGGGGGGAGTCAAGACGCGCCCAGGCATGCGTCGAAAGCCGCGCCCTTCAATGGTAGTTAACGGGATCATGACGCAGGCACCGAAGTTGTTGTTCGCGGATCCCAAGGGCCGGGTGATGGAGCACCCCTATCTGTTGGCCACCTTGCGCAGCGGAGAGGAACTCGTCCCGCCGCAGGACAAGCCCATCGCGCTGCCCGCCGCGGGACGGCTCGTGCATCTGCCTGGCCGGCTGCCGGTGGGGCTGCACCCGGAGACGGGCGAGCTGGAGCTGGTGCGTGAGATGAAGCTGGAGGGGAAGACCTTCGTGCCCAGCGCCGTGGGTGCGCTCCTGCCCCCGGGCTACACGCGCACGTTCCTGCCCGGTGAGGTGAAGGCCTCCGGGCCGGTGCTGCCGCAGTGGGCGTACACGGCCGCCGCCTGGGGCGAGGACGGCCCGGTGGCATGGGCCATCCACACCGACAAGCGCTCGCACTGGGATCCGGAGCGCTACTCCACTCCGGAGCTCAAGAAGCTGGTGGACGCGCACCTGGCGCGCTTTCCCGGCAACCGCGTGCTCAAGCAGCTCACCACGTGCGCGATGCTCTACCGGTGCTTCACCTCGCAGAACATCTTCTACGTGCGCGACGAGGGCGCCATCCCCGCCTCGGTGATGTGCAACGCGCGCTGCGTGGGCTGCATCTCGGATCAGCCCGCGGACGGGCCGCCCGCCTCGCACGAGCGCATGGATGACGGGCCGAGCGCCGAGGAGATGGGCGCCATTGGCCTGCACCACCTGGAGCACGCGCCGGGCCGTACCATGGTCAGCTTCGGCCAGGGGTGCGAGGGCGAGCCGCTCACGCGCTGGAAGTTCATCGCCGAGTCCATCCGCTACATGCGCGCCCACACCTCGCGCGGCTCCATCAACATCAACACCAACGCGAGCCTCACCCACGGCCTCGAGGCGCTCTTCGACGCGGGCCTGGACGCCATCCGCGTGTCGCTCAACTCGGCGGTGAAGGATCTCTACGAGGCCTACTACAAGCCGGTGAAGTACGGCTGGGAGGACGTGGAGGCGTCCATCGCCCTGGCGCGCGAGCGCGGGGCCTACCTCGCGCTCAACCTGCTGCTCTTCCCGGGCGTCACCGACCGGGAAGGCGAGGTGCAGGCCCTGGCGAAGCTGGTGAAGAAGTACAAGGTGGATCAGGTGCAGACGCGCTCGCTGTGCATCGATCCCATCCAGTACCTGGAGGTGGCGCGCGACAAGGGCGCGGGTGGAGAGCCGGTGGGCATCCGCGAGCTGTTGCGTCGGCTCAAGGCGGCCCGGCCCGGGCTCGTCATCGGCAACTTCGCGCGCGGTCTCGACGAGCGACAGGGGAGAAGGGATCGGGGATAGAGTCGGCGGATGCAAGAACTCGCCTTTCTGCCCGCCCATGAGATGGCGGAGCGCGTGCGCCTTCGTGAAGTGTCCGCCGTGGAATTGCTGGAGGCCCACCTCCAGCAGGTGGCGCGCAACAACGTGCGGCTCAATGCCCTGGTGACCCTGGACGAGGCGCGGGCGCGGGCGCGGGCGCGCGAGGCGGACGAGGCGCTCGCGCGCGGCGAGGTGTGGGGTCCCCTGCACGGCGTGCCCCTCACCATCAAGGATGCCTTCGAGACGACGGGGCTGCGCACGACGAGTGGCTTCGAGCGCCTGGTGGACTACGTGCCCCAGCGGGACGCGACGGTGGTGGCCCGGCTCAAGGCGGCGGGCGCCGTCGTGGTGGGCAAGACGAACCTGCCCCGGCTCGCGCTGGACAC
Above is a window of Cystobacter fuscus DNA encoding:
- a CDS encoding radical SAM protein gives rise to the protein MTQAPKLLFADPKGRVMEHPYLLATLRSGEELVPPQDKPIALPAAGRLVHLPGRLPVGLHPETGELELVREMKLEGKTFVPSAVGALLPPGYTRTFLPGEVKASGPVLPQWAYTAAAWGEDGPVAWAIHTDKRSHWDPERYSTPELKKLVDAHLARFPGNRVLKQLTTCAMLYRCFTSQNIFYVRDEGAIPASVMCNARCVGCISDQPADGPPASHERMDDGPSAEEMGAIGLHHLEHAPGRTMVSFGQGCEGEPLTRWKFIAESIRYMRAHTSRGSININTNASLTHGLEALFDAGLDAIRVSLNSAVKDLYEAYYKPVKYGWEDVEASIALARERGAYLALNLLLFPGVTDREGEVQALAKLVKKYKVDQVQTRSLCIDPIQYLEVARDKGAGGEPVGIRELLRRLKAARPGLVIGNFARGLDERQGRRDRG